CAATGGATATTTTCCTTTATATACTGGAAGCATTAATAGCCGCAACATTTTTGATTCGCCAGGAGATATTTTATCAATAAATTTTAAGTATTTTAGTTTTACACTTTCATCCGAACAAGTTACTCTAAGATTATATAATGGCATATCTCCTTTTATATAATCAAAAGATATCCCAACATCTTCCCAAGTATTTATTTCAAATACTTTTTTCATTAATTTTGCATCTAATTCTATATTGGAGTTGGTGTATTTCCTTGACTCATTGATTAATTCCCTTGCCTTATAATAATCATTCCTATTCAATAGTTTTTTTGCTTTATCAATTAATCTTTTAGCCTTTACTGGATTTGAAAATGGCTTTTTTTGATTTATCAAATCTAATATATGTTTTATTTCATCATGCAATAATTCCGAAATTATAGGGGATGTTTTCAATATTTCTTGCAATAATATGAATTGACCATTTTCAACTTCGTTTTTATTAAATATATATACCCGCCCATCAAAACAGCCAACCAATATATTATTTGTTTCATCAGATACCAATAATTCACTTATGTCATTGGATATATTATAACTACTCAAGTTATGCCCCTCCAATATCTCTAAGTTTTGAACTGTGATGCTGTTGGGCCTATTATGTGGTATATATTTTATTCTTATCCCGTCATATACGAAATTATCAATTTCATCATGCTTATTGCCTGTCGGATTCTTAGAGTTTACTGCATTTACCGCCCTAATATGCCCTTTTGCTCTATATTTCCACAAAAGCTTACCACTATTTAATTCCATAATATATACGGGCGTTATATTTAATGAAGGTTTATAAATGCCTTTTGCCATTACAATTTTTCCATTTTTTGTATTTACTATATCTGTTGATTCTATGCCTTCACTTTTTGCTCTATGTATCCATTTTTCTAAACCAGTTTTCAAATCTAATGCATAAATATTGCTTCCCAATTTACTAACATTAGATAATTCTCCTGAACCTGCAATTAGAATATCCTCTTCTTTATCGAGGGAAATAGTTTTTATCACTCTGTTATGGGTTGCATATTTCCACAGTAAATCTCCATTATTTCCGTTTATTGAATAAATCATTTCATTAGATGTCCCAATAATAATACTATTATATTTCATACAGTGTTCCATTGCATATATATAATTCCCAGCATACTTCCATAATATATAGCCAGTTTTTATATCTATGCCATATACCGCTCCTCCACCTGATAAAATTGTGGGATTGCCACTGGCAGCACATAACACATTTTTAATATATTTCATATGAATTATATCATGGGGTGATTTATGTGTCCATAAAACCTTTCCATCGTCCCTATTTAATGCATAGATATAACCAAATTTACATCCTGCAAAAACTACATCGCCCATGTGGCTGTCGTAATTTCCATCTTTTTTATCCATAATAAGTATATCTGCAACGGGTGCATTATTGTCCGTTAGAATCTTCCACTGCGTTGAGCCATCGTTTAAATTCACTGATGTCACATGTCCTAAATTACATCCTACAATTATATCTTCATCTTTAACTTTTAATATATATGAATCACATGCCACATTATATTTCCATAATATTTGTCTATTTTGAATATCTATACAATACATAGGGGCATATCGTAATTTAGGTATATACTCGCATCCTACTACGGCAACATTTTTATCCTGTTTTATTACTTTTACTGACTTAACACTACTTTCCAATTCAAATCCATCTATTATGCCTTTACCTCCTATAAGCTCCCAATAATAAAATAATATTTCAATAGATTTTTCATAATTGCCCTGTTCATAAAGATCATCAATTAAATTTTTTAAGTTGTTTATATACTCATCGAATATAATTGGGCTAAATTCAATTATTGGGTTGCATTTATAAGTATATACTTCACGATAATTCTCCGGAGTTATGGATTTTATAATATCTAAATAATTTTTAATTATTTGGTCGGAGATATTTTTTATATGTTCGTCCTTTGGATTAAGTTTTAATATTTCGTTATATATTGCAATGGCATCTTCAAAATCATTGTTTATATAATATTTATTACCTTCCTCCATTAGGTCTATCATATCTTGAACTACTTGTATGGTATGTTTTGCATATTCATCATTTGGATTTATATCTAAAATTTCATTAAGTTTGGATAGTGAATGATTATATTCTCCCCTACGATATAATTCTTCTGAATCTTGTCTTAATGCCAGTATTTTTTCTATTTTGGTTTTATATTCAATAGCTTCTTCGTTATTATTATCTAATTTTATAACTGCATTGAATTTTGCTAGTGCATTTTCGTAATGTCCATCTTCATATAATTTTTTTCCTTCATTTATTTTACTATTTATTTCAAGATTTACCAGTTTTGAAGTAACAGTTTCTATATATTTTCTAATTTTTAAATTATTTCTATCTATGGATTCCAATTTATTTAATTTTTCAAGGATTTCATTACCTATTGATTCATCGTATGATATTTCTATTTTATTTAATAATTCATCTATATTTTCCATTATCTTTTTTAATTTATTTATTTTATATATTTTATCTATTGAATATCTGTCCTGAGGGAATACTTTCAATACATTTTTGTATTCAACAATGGCATCTTTATAATCTCCTTCCTCATATAGTTCATCGGCTTTTTTTCGGAGCTCCAATATTTTTTTACATAAATTTATTTTTTCCGTAGCCTTTGGCTCTAATTCTTTATTTAATCTAATGGCTTCGTTAAATAATGCTATTGCACGGTTATAATTATTTTCCATTGTTAATCTAATTCCTTTTTTAAATGCCATCTCGGCATGAATTTTATTAATTCCCTTTTTAGCCCCTTCGTTTTTTTCGTTTATTTCAAGTGCTTTTTTATAGTGGTACAAAGCAGATTTATAATTCCCCATACCAAAATAATAATCACCTTTCTCTACTAATTTTTTATCTTCTCCAATTAGTTTTTTAACAATATTAATCATATTATATATCCCCCATATTTATGTTATAATATATTTTATCTATATGGTAAATGTATGTCATACCCATTTTTATTAAAAAGGCCCCCTATTTCCATCTATATTTTAGATTATTGTGATTTCATAATTACAAAAATATATTTAGGCTAGGTCGTCATATTATATATATTTATTTTTTTAATTTATTGCCCTTAAATTCTTTAAATTTTTTAAATTCATCATTGTTCATATTATATATTTTAAATTCAATATTTTCAAATATGCATTGATTTTTAATATATCGATATGCTTTATCTCCTTCATAATTTTTATAAAATGCATAAATGGGAGAATTGTGTTTTGATACGATATATATGCCTTCATTAACTTCGATTAAAGATGGACATTCAGTTAAAATATTCATCAAAGAATCATTTTTTATAATTTTAAATTTATTTTTTTCCTTTATGGAATTAATTAAGTTATCAAATGAAATATATGTTTTTAAAATTGCTTTTGGATATTTTTCTAAATAATTATTGTATGTATCAATAGATATTTTTTTAATAAATCCTGTAAGTTCACTAACTGCAAATAGCGTTTTTATTTTTCCTAATGCTCTTCTGCCTTCAATTGTCTTATTTTTTGTAGCATATAGGGCGTATAATTCTTCACTATTGTTAAATATTAAAGTTCCAGCATCTAATTTATATTTTTTAGATATTAAATTTATTTCATACAATCCAGTTCCAACGAAATTATATAAATCATTATATTGATTTAATATAATACCTTCCTTTTTATTATCGGATTTTATTTTTGTTGATTCTGATATTTTGCCATTTTTTAATGTTTCATTTTTTCTGTCATCTAACTTGTTTTCAATGATCATATTAAGTGAATCTTTGCTATGGCACTCATATACTTGAATTGTAAAAACGACTGGCAACTTTTTTAATATTGTTCTTAAATCAGACTTTTTTCCATTATTTGTCGAAAAAATCAAATCAGAATCATTGTAAAATAATATATTATTTTCTATTTCTATATATCCTGTAAAATTTTGTAAAAAAGAAATGGTATTTTTTAAATCGGTTAAACCGCCCGTTTTTGAATATATTTTTTTCATGTTCTCACGGCAACATAATATATATATGTATTGACCGTAGTTATTTTGACCACTACAATCATTAATATTAACACTGCCATATATTGCCCATTGTTGACAAAAATATATGTGTATATTGCACTGCCCTAATAATTAAGGCATATTTTTTTTATTATCGATGGGATTTACTGCATATATTATTAATATATAGCACCTAAAAACAATGAAATATTAATAAAATAAAACGAAAACGGCACCGGGGGGGAATCGAACCCCGAGTTCAATCGAACTTGACGGATCTGAAGTCCGCCCTGTATCACCAGATACAGCACCCCGTGCCACGACTTAGATAATTAATTACTATATTTCTATGTAGGTATTACTAATATATAATCTAATATATAATATTTTCCATTTTTTTAAATTATTAAGATATCTTCAATTTGTATTATTCTAATGATTTAATGGAGCCATATCCATTATTCAAAAAGTATATATATGATTATTATAGATTAATTATTTATCTGTAATGATTTATAATGATAGATTAGCCATACATTAACATATCCATTATTATATTTATACATTATACCTTTATCAATATATATTATATATGAATTTCTCACATTCTTATTTATTTTATTCATTATCTCGGTGATTATATGGATTTTGATAGTTTAATGGAATTAGTAAAAAAAACTGGGCGAATTGAAATAAACGATATAAGTATAACTGCGGATGAACTTATAATAAATATACCTTCTGCGCCACCCATGAGAATTCCACAAACTCCTGCAATGAAGCAGACGCTGGCAGAATCGGGAGTTTATGAAGATTTAAAAATAAGTATCCCTGATGTAGATTGGGAGCTCCCAATAAATACCTACAAAGGAAACATAAGGGAAGTGCAATTTGGACGACCCAAATCCGAAGGAGGAAGGGGAAAAGTCATAAAAATCGGAGGGCAAAAGGCACTTTATAGATTTGAAGAACCACAGCCAAATAATCCAGTGGTAACTTTTGATATATTTGATGTCCCTATGCCAGGGCTTCCAAAAAACATTAGGACATATTTCGAGGAAGTTATGCATGACCCTGCTGAATGGGCTAAATTATGCGTAGATAAATTTGGGGCAGATATGATTACAATGCATCACATTTCCACAGACCCGAAACTTAAAGATACCTCGCCAAGAGATGCCGCAAAATTGATGGAAGATGTATTGCAGGCAGTTGATGTTCCATTTGTAATCGGAGGAAGTGGAGACCCGTCAAAAGACCCAAAAGTATTGGAAGCTTGTGCAGAAGTTGCAGAAGGAGAAAAATGTCTTTTAGCATCTGCTAACCTTGATTTAGATTATAAAAAAGTTGCCGATGTTGCTATGAAATATGATCACAATGTGCTTTCTTGGACCATTATGGACCCGAATATGGCAAAAGACCTTAATAAAAAATTAATTGCTCATGGATTAGAGGGGGATAGAATTGTTATGGACCCTACAACCTGTTCAT
The window above is part of the Methanococcus aeolicus Nankai-3 genome. Proteins encoded here:
- a CDS encoding outer membrane protein assembly factor BamB family protein, whose translation is MINIVKKLIGEDKKLVEKGDYYFGMGNYKSALYHYKKALEINEKNEGAKKGINKIHAEMAFKKGIRLTMENNYNRAIALFNEAIRLNKELEPKATEKINLCKKILELRKKADELYEEGDYKDAIVEYKNVLKVFPQDRYSIDKIYKINKLKKIMENIDELLNKIEISYDESIGNEILEKLNKLESIDRNNLKIRKYIETVTSKLVNLEINSKINEGKKLYEDGHYENALAKFNAVIKLDNNNEEAIEYKTKIEKILALRQDSEELYRRGEYNHSLSKLNEILDINPNDEYAKHTIQVVQDMIDLMEEGNKYYINNDFEDAIAIYNEILKLNPKDEHIKNISDQIIKNYLDIIKSITPENYREVYTYKCNPIIEFSPIIFDEYINNLKNLIDDLYEQGNYEKSIEILFYYWELIGGKGIIDGFELESSVKSVKVIKQDKNVAVVGCEYIPKLRYAPMYCIDIQNRQILWKYNVACDSYILKVKDEDIIVGCNLGHVTSVNLNDGSTQWKILTDNNAPVADILIMDKKDGNYDSHMGDVVFAGCKFGYIYALNRDDGKVLWTHKSPHDIIHMKYIKNVLCAASGNPTILSGGGAVYGIDIKTGYILWKYAGNYIYAMEHCMKYNSIIIGTSNEMIYSINGNNGDLLWKYATHNRVIKTISLDKEEDILIAGSGELSNVSKLGSNIYALDLKTGLEKWIHRAKSEGIESTDIVNTKNGKIVMAKGIYKPSLNITPVYIMELNSGKLLWKYRAKGHIRAVNAVNSKNPTGNKHDEIDNFVYDGIRIKYIPHNRPNSITVQNLEILEGHNLSSYNISNDISELLVSDETNNILVGCFDGRVYIFNKNEVENGQFILLQEILKTSPIISELLHDEIKHILDLINQKKPFSNPVKAKRLIDKAKKLLNRNDYYKARELINESRKYTNSNIELDAKLMKKVFEINTWEDVGISFDYIKGDMPLYNLRVTCSDESVKLKYLKFIDKISPGESKMLRLLMLPVYKGKYPLALDVICEDEEGNPLEKKVFEYRITVKSIKSDTDSGSI
- the cdhD gene encoding CO dehydrogenase/acetyl-CoA synthase subunit delta, translating into MDFDSLMELVKKTGRIEINDISITADELIINIPSAPPMRIPQTPAMKQTLAESGVYEDLKISIPDVDWELPINTYKGNIREVQFGRPKSEGGRGKVIKIGGQKALYRFEEPQPNNPVVTFDIFDVPMPGLPKNIRTYFEEVMHDPAEWAKLCVDKFGADMITMHHISTDPKLKDTSPRDAAKLMEDVLQAVDVPFVIGGSGDPSKDPKVLEACAEVAEGEKCLLASANLDLDYKKVADVAMKYDHNVLSWTIMDPNMAKDLNKKLIAHGLEGDRIVMDPTTCSLGYGSEFSINAMTRLRINGLKGDEFVNMPMSSGTTNAIGAREAWMVNPEWGDRQYRLPLWEITTGLSMLLSGVDIFMMLHPLSIAVLKEFGQTLTTKPNEVKLTTDNYEWIKA